DNA from Spartinivicinus poritis:
GATAAACAATTAGCCATGAACTATTTTCTGCTTCTTTCAGCCACACCAAACAGTTCCAGGCAGGCACCAGCACCATCAACCCCACAATCAGCTTAAGGCTTCTATGCCGCCAGAAAATAGCTGACCCTGGATAAGTTAACACCAGCATCAATGCTGCCAACCATATTAAAACAGCTAAGACTAATATCATTTGGAGAGGCAAATACTGCGAGCCGAACAACGCTAACACAAGACCTGCAACATAAGCCAAGCGAGCAGGTGGTTGGGTTAATCCTGCTAAATTTGCCCATTCCCAGCCAGCTAACAGCACAATACCACCAACAAATAAGCTAAAGAAAAAAGGCGAAAGGGCAAATACTCCCAGCAGTGCAAGTGGTATCAAAATAACCGCTGTTATTATTCTTTGTTTAAGCACTGAGCAGCCTCCACTTGTTCACTCGTTTGGCCAAACCGGCGCTGCCGGGAACTGTAATCTAGTAATGCTTGGTGAAAGGCCGCTTTATTAAAGTCAGGCCATAACGTATCCGTAAAATACAACTCAGCATACGCTAGCTGCCATAACAAAAAATTGCTGATTCGGTGTACACCACTGGTTCGAATGCATAAGTCAGGGACGGGTATACCAGCTGTCGACAGATTACTATCAATTTGTTCTGTGGTAATTTCATCTACTGTCAGCTCTCCCTGCTTAACCTGGCTAGCCAATCGCTTACAAGCCTCCTGCATATCCCACTGGCCACCATAATTGGCTGCAATTACTAAAGTAAACTCACTGAATTCAGCTGTTATCTGCTCTGTTTCTCTAATATGTTGCTGAATTGTGTCACTAAAAGCACTGATATCACCGATCACTTTTAAGCGAATTTTATTTTTTTTCAGCCGCTTGGTCTCCCGCTTAAGTGCATGAAGAAATAACTCCATTAATGCACTCACTTCATCTTTAGGGCGACGCCAGTTTTCACTACTAAAGGCGAATAGGGTTAATACCTCTATGTTGTAGTCGCGGCAAGCTTCCACTATATTTCGTGCAGCTTTCAGCCCAGCACGATGTCCTGCAATACTTGGCAGTTTACGTTGTTTGGCCCAACGGTTATTGCCATCCATAATAACAGCAACATGGCGTGGGGAGTTGATGGTTGAAGCCTCATTAAGCTTGGGTGACGTGTCTATCGCTGACATGAATCCTGAATCTATATGCCTCATTCATTGAATGCGAAACAATACCGCTAAATCCATAGGATGCAAGGCTTTTTATCTGATTTTTATCATAAGGAGCGGCTCAATCAACAAAGTGCTAGCGCTTTATCCTATCAAGAAAGGTACTGCACTACTTGCTGTCAGCCCAATAAGAATAAAGGTGCTATCAATTTATTGAGCTTCTGACAGCACCTGGCATTAATGCTAAATTTCCATTAGCTCAGCTTCTTTGACCTGTAGCGCTTTATCAACCTCAGCTACATACTGATCAGTTATTTTTTGGACCTCATCATGCGCTTTGCGCTCTTCATCTTCACTGATTTCCTTGTCTTTCAGCAGCGACTTCAGTTCACTGATCGCGTCCCGACGAATATTACGCACAGCAACACGAGCACCTTCTGCCTCTGATTTAGCTTGCTTAATATAGTTTTTACGCGTTTCTTCAGTTAAAGGCGGTAATGGAATCCGTATTACATCACCTGCCGTGTTAGGATTCAAACCCAGATCAGACTTCAGAATAGCTTTTTCAATATCAGGTACTAACTGCTTTTCCCAAGGGCTAACTGACAAAGTACGACCATCTTCTACTGATATATTAGCCACTTGGTTTAATGGTGTATCCGCACCATAGTATGAAACTACAACGCTATCCAGCAAACTAGGGTGTGCTCTGCCAGTACGAATTTTGGCAAATGCAACATCCAAAGACTCTACGCTTTTTTTCATCCGAGTCTTAGCATCGGATTTAATTTCATTAATCATTTTCACCCCCAGCAATTAATGTTCCGTCATTGCCACCCACAACAATATTTAACAGGGCGCCGGTTTTATTCATATTAAACACACGAACAGGCATGTGATGGTCTCGCACCAGACAAATCGCAGTTAAGTCCATAACCCCTAATTTACGAATC
Protein-coding regions in this window:
- a CDS encoding phosphatidate cytidylyltransferase; translated protein: MLKQRIITAVILIPLALLGVFALSPFFFSLFVGGIVLLAGWEWANLAGLTQPPARLAYVAGLVLALFGSQYLPLQMILVLAVLIWLAALMLVLTYPGSAIFWRHRSLKLIVGLMVLVPAWNCLVWLKEAENSSWLIVYLFALIWGADIGAYFFGKRFGKHKLAAKVSPGKSWEGVYGAIAVTTLVAIGAGVVQQKSFAQLMVMVLFAWLIVTVSVLGDLLESMFKRERGVKDSSNLLPGHGGVMDRIDSLTAAIPVFCISLLVTGL
- the frr gene encoding ribosome recycling factor translates to MINEIKSDAKTRMKKSVESLDVAFAKIRTGRAHPSLLDSVVVSYYGADTPLNQVANISVEDGRTLSVSPWEKQLVPDIEKAILKSDLGLNPNTAGDVIRIPLPPLTEETRKNYIKQAKSEAEGARVAVRNIRRDAISELKSLLKDKEISEDEERKAHDEVQKITDQYVAEVDKALQVKEAELMEI
- the uppS gene encoding polyprenyl diphosphate synthase — its product is MSAIDTSPKLNEASTINSPRHVAVIMDGNNRWAKQRKLPSIAGHRAGLKAARNIVEACRDYNIEVLTLFAFSSENWRRPKDEVSALMELFLHALKRETKRLKKNKIRLKVIGDISAFSDTIQQHIRETEQITAEFSEFTLVIAANYGGQWDMQEACKRLASQVKQGELTVDEITTEQIDSNLSTAGIPVPDLCIRTSGVHRISNFLLWQLAYAELYFTDTLWPDFNKAAFHQALLDYSSRQRRFGQTSEQVEAAQCLNKE